The Pieris napi chromosome 4, ilPieNapi1.2, whole genome shotgun sequence DNA segment atattatgtcatAGAATTAttcgttattttaatatcatattagGTATAAACTTCAAATTTAACCGATCTCATATCATCCGATATGGTCTAGTGGCTAGGATACCTGGCTCTCACCCAGGAGGctcgggttcgattcccggtatcggaataatctttttaatttttttcagattCAGAATGAACCTCAAAGCTGCATTAGCCATTTGTATGGTGTTTGTGGGATGTTGTTCCAATGTTGTGTTTTTGGAATTCGTCGTTAAGGAAGACCCAGGCGCGGGAAATCTGGCAACATTCCTGCAATTCTTATTTATAGCTTGTATTGGTTTCTGTACCGTTGGAAAATTTGGTACAGCTAAACGAAATATACCATTTAAACAATACTTGCTATTAGTAGGATTTTTCTGGACAAGCAGTGTTGCCAACAATTACGCGTTTGATTTTAACATATCTATGCCACTACATATGATATTCCGAGCCGGTTCCCTCATGGCAAATATGGCTATGGGCGTCTGGATCTTGAAGAAACGCTACCcagtattaaaatacttagcTATATTCATGATATCCGCTGGTATTGCCATATGTACAATACAATCGAGCGGGGATGTAAAAGCACCTAGAGAAACGCATGAAGATGCTGCCGAGGAGGAGAAACTAAAATTCATAGATTGGCTCTGGTGGTGTTTGGGAATAGGAATTTTGACCTTCGCTCTATTCGTATCAGCGAGAATGGGTATCTTCCAAGAATCCCTGTATTCTAAATTCGGAAAACATCCGTGGGAGGCGCTTTACTACACGCATTTACTGCCTCTGGTATTTTGGCTACCGACAGCTACTAATTTGACAAACCATGTTAGCATAGCGTTAGATACACCAGTTGTGGATTTCCTTGGGTTTACTCTACCGCGCCAAGTCCTATGGCTAATTTTGTATGTGTTAACACAAGGTCTGTGTATCAGCGCCGTGTATGTATTGACTACGGAATGTGCATCCCTAGTTGTGACTTTGACGGTTACACTACGAAAGTTCGTATCacttatattttctattctgTATTTCAAAAATCCCTTCACACTTGGTCATTGGACCGGTACTTTATTAGTCTTTATTGGAACTATGATATTCACAGAGATATTACAGAAATCAATCGCTTTGTTTATACCTAAGGGGAAGAAGAAAGTGCAGTAAATTAGAAACATTCGTAAATGcaatagttaattttatattttataagtggTTTATATGAGTTGCATTATGATAAGGATATCTGTTGTATAGTGGTAAGGCATAAAAACTGCTGTGTCATTAATACGTGATAGATGGATATTATAGTAAACGATGACTATGTTTAATAATCCTAAAGTTCaaacaaacatattatataagacttttcaatgatatttatatttattattctgaatatttatatttaaattagtttcaatatttattttatcaacagtaacttgtattatgtatatttcaataagattttctattgtattaaaatgtctgtatttattattttataaggtagtaaaaatatatacttagcTATAATTTACTCAAgatgataataatttaataattattagataaaaacaattattttaccttGAGCGTTAAATGCGAGATAAAATGTGACGAGTaacgattaattaaataatttatagtgtTGTAATTACAAGCATTTTTTATGTCAAGCGgccatatttattgtttagacTTGTGGAATAcatctttataataaactataatattgtaaattgtataaactagtggaaaattatgtattttatcgtAGTTACTGCctatttcaatatttctttCGATGTTTGCCTTTTCAGatgtaatgttttataagAGAAGCAATTGTACTTATGAAATGAAAGATTTAAATCTATTGGCCTAAATATTTCAGTGTGGCTGCTTTatctacttatttatttaatatgatttttatgtcagattttttaattgtttaccaACCGACTTGTTAACATTCTGTTTTACCAGCTTTGTTAAGGCTAGCGATGTATAAATGGTTAGTAATCCTGTTGGCTTTAATTTTTTCAGTAATTTGATACTTGTTTAAAGAAAGCAATTGACAAATCTGCACAGTTCTATTTATATCAGtgagtaataattaaaatgaacaataaacttttaacaaatacttgaactttgttttatggtcgtttaaaatgtatgaacaCTTTCCATAGTGACTTTTCTAACCTTGATCCTTGCCAAAAATCTAAAACGCATCTAATTTAGATCTatccttatatataaaacgaaatttaaatgttcaaTTGTGAAAGCATGATTCTTTCGAAAAACGAGTACCAAACTTCTATCTTATCTTTACGAATccgcgtacaaattatttgaaatggtCTATTCAGTATGAtggtgtgcaattatttgataaattaccgTCCAAAATCAATTGTgtgtttaatcaatttataaaGGCATTACTGATACAAATCAGAATAAGGCCTGAAGACTAAAATTAATACGGCTGTCTgatgtaaaaaatatcattttgtaATGAGAATGTATCTTAATACATTCTCATCAAAACATCTTAATGTATTAAGTgcataaaacttaaaaatagaGGTCCCGAAAATATCCTATGAATAATACTTCAGTACCTACTTACGTTTTAACATAACAGCTGTATTAACCACgtgttttattagtttaaatatttgtactaCATACTAATATAGCGGTTTGCAAAAGAAGAAGTAACAATATAATGGTCGATATAACATGGCGCCAGatgtgaaataataaaaagaattttTCCACACCCTGAACCCTCTAAATCGACTCGTGTTAAGGCCAGTAGAACAAAGGACGGCTCGAGAGCTTTACAGGGCtgcaaaaataaagaaaacaaatattgaatGGAGATGTGATATTAAAAAGCCATA contains these protein-coding regions:
- the LOC125048712 gene encoding UDP-xylose and UDP-N-acetylglucosamine transporter, whose product is MNLKAALAICMVFVGCCSNVVFLEFVVKEDPGAGNLATFLQFLFIACIGFCTVGKFGTAKRNIPFKQYLLLVGFFWTSSVANNYAFDFNISMPLHMIFRAGSLMANMAMGVWILKKRYPVLKYLAIFMISAGIAICTIQSSGDVKAPRETHEDAAEEEKLKFIDWLWWCLGIGILTFALFVSARMGIFQESLYSKFGKHPWEALYYTHLLPLVFWLPTATNLTNHVSIALDTPVVDFLGFTLPRQVLWLILYVLTQGLCISAVYVLTTECASLVVTLTVTLRKFVSLIFSILYFKNPFTLGHWTGTLLVFIGTMIFTEILQKSIALFIPKGKKKVQ